The DNA sequence ACCGCTCTCTTCAGATGCGATATCCAGCTCAGGTCCACTGCGAAAATCCCGCCGCCCCCATGGGGGCGAAACACTCACTCAACTAACAACACACAACCAACAACCAACGATCAAACGACAACTTGAAATCAGGACTTCACAATTTGATTGGCGGAGTAATAAACACCCACCTGACGTTTCAACCGAATCGCAAAGTGATCTATTCCTCCGATAGCCGCTTTCCCTTTTTACCACGCAGGAGTTTATGCGCTTCGTGGAGTGCTGGGATAATACGGTTGCGATTGGGATGGCCTGCGACGAGGGACTTGATTGCAGCTTCATCAAATTTCACTGCCGGTTTCCCTCCCATCCAATTCCCACCGTCTCCACTTTCGATCATTCCATAACGGTATTTTCCGAAATCGACCATATCCATACCCTTCGCGAGACTCCAAAGCCGCAAGATGTAGGGTAGATTGAGCTCGCCGGGTACTTCGGTGTACCATGGTAAGCCGTTTTTGTAGTCCGGCCACCAATCCTCTCCCAAAGATTCCCGCATGGTCTTATTGAATTTTTCTTCGATGGGAGAAATCGTCTGTTCGATATCGTTGTAGAATTCAAGCGCGGCGATGTGCTCGTCAAAGTCGGATGGGCGAGCCGCTCCCAAACTCAGGGTATGAACCTCTGGGTGGCGTAGACAAAAAAGATCATTGAACGTAATCGGGTGAAGAGGTTTGCAGACTCTCACCAATTTTTCAGGAGGATTGAATAGTTGCCCTCCTTTGTCACTGGGACTGATGATGAAGACTCCCATGTCCTCTTCCCTGGCCGCCATAACCGCTGGCCAATTGGTCTGGTTGATGAAGTACCAGTGGAGGTTGACGTAGTCGAACTC is a window from the Verrucomicrobiota bacterium genome containing:
- a CDS encoding aldo/keto reductase, with protein sequence MRLPRGWDANLSLDDLTTPEKDEICATLDRAFELGINHIETARGYVNSEQWLGFALKPQKRENYFLQTKVVPRADPSKFEADIELSLKLLETEYIDFFSMHGINEQQELDWALRRGGCMEVARRWQKEGRIRHIGFSTHGSCQLIEKVIRSSEFDYVNLHWYFINQTNWPAVMAAREEDMGVFIISPSDKGGQLFNPPEKLVRVCKPLHPITFNDLFCLRHPEVHTLSLGAARPSDFDEHIAALEFYNDIEQTISPIEEKFNKTMRESLGEDWWPDYKNGLPWYTEVPGELNLPYILRLWSLAKGMDMVDFGKYRYGMIESGDGGNWMGGKPAVKFDEAAIKSLVAGHPNRNRIIPALHEAHKLLRGKKGKRLSEE